From the genome of Myxococcales bacterium, one region includes:
- a CDS encoding OmpA family protein, producing the protein MKSAAMYTIALATSLAFGAFATVSGAAPRDEVLEILKQVVSPSDSLKVWANDGDGLPLEEGTPIAFHFASSDDVHLTAIYLDADGNLVLLYPAPEGTILSGQQQLDLDVGEATTPYGQESLFVVASKQPITRESLGIQSSDEYAMVGSDDAMAVAKKLRDIVAQGGAGVSGAQVDLHIVPGRKTGQGYTRGGIVQYFSEATRSLHRPKLALDINFESGSSDLRDDVRGDLDVVGAALSDERLRDKRFMLVGHTDHLGDAAYNQALSEMRAESARQYLIDTYQIAPERIQFKGLGESQPMMKGQDAAAMKRNRRVELELVP; encoded by the coding sequence ATGAAATCAGCCGCGATGTACACGATTGCCCTGGCGACTTCGCTCGCGTTCGGTGCATTCGCCACGGTGAGTGGCGCAGCACCTCGAGATGAGGTGCTGGAAATTCTCAAACAGGTCGTGTCGCCCAGCGACAGCCTGAAGGTCTGGGCCAACGATGGAGACGGCCTTCCCCTGGAAGAAGGCACGCCGATTGCCTTTCACTTCGCATCGAGCGACGACGTCCATCTGACGGCCATATACCTCGACGCCGATGGCAACCTGGTACTGCTTTATCCTGCGCCGGAAGGGACGATCCTGAGCGGTCAGCAACAACTGGATCTCGACGTCGGGGAAGCCACGACCCCGTACGGGCAGGAATCACTCTTTGTCGTGGCGAGCAAGCAACCGATCACCCGCGAGTCCCTCGGGATTCAGTCGTCAGACGAGTATGCGATGGTCGGAAGCGACGATGCCATGGCGGTAGCAAAAAAGTTGCGGGATATTGTTGCCCAGGGCGGCGCCGGAGTTTCGGGTGCGCAGGTCGATCTCCATATCGTGCCGGGCAGGAAAACGGGGCAAGGCTATACCCGAGGTGGCATCGTTCAGTATTTCTCCGAGGCCACTCGCTCCCTTCACCGTCCGAAGCTCGCCCTCGACATCAACTTCGAATCCGGATCTTCGGATCTGCGCGACGACGTGCGCGGTGACCTGGACGTCGTGGGTGCGGCCCTGAGCGACGAACGACTCAGGGACAAGCGCTTCATGCTGGTCGGCCACACGGACCATCTGGGCGACGCGGCCTACAACCAGGCGCTTTCCGAGATGCGCGCCGAATCCGCCCGGCAGTATCTGATCGATACGTATCAGATCGCTCCCGAGCGCATCCAGTTCAAGGGCTTAGGCGAGTCGCAGCCCATGATGAAAGGGCAAGATGCAGCCGCGATGAAGCGCAATCGCCGCGTCGAACTCGAGCTGGTTCCCTAG
- a CDS encoding NAD-dependent epimerase/dehydratase family protein produces the protein MAPLPLQQPEVYLGLRRSSVPGATGTAGGRLSGNRGAATYKHWSRTVKQKKRILVTGAGGFIGHHLVNALVDQGHWVRGVDIKEPEFEPSIAQEFALLDLRRWENCLEASEQIDEVYNLAANMGGIGFISGNKAEIMHDNVLINIHMLEAARQHSVERYLYTSSACVYPMYRQTETDCEALKEEDAYPADAEDGYGWEKLFSERQCTHYREDYGLETRIVRFHNIFGPLGTYDGGREKSPAAICRKLALANPGDEIEIWGDGKQTRSYCYIDDCVEGLQRIMRSDYCEPLNLGQDRMLSIDELVTIVSEIAEKDVKRRYNLDKPQGVRGRNSDNARLREVLAWVPQVSLERGLELTYSWIKAQLETRSGE, from the coding sequence ATGGCGCCGTTACCTCTACAACAACCCGAGGTTTATCTGGGCCTTCGCCGTTCAAGTGTGCCGGGAGCGACTGGCACGGCGGGCGGCAGGCTGAGCGGAAACCGCGGCGCAGCTACGTACAAACATTGGAGCAGGACCGTGAAGCAGAAGAAGCGGATACTCGTAACCGGAGCCGGGGGTTTCATTGGACACCATTTGGTCAATGCCCTGGTCGATCAGGGACATTGGGTCCGCGGCGTGGACATCAAGGAACCCGAGTTCGAGCCGTCGATTGCCCAGGAATTCGCGCTGCTCGACCTGCGGCGCTGGGAAAATTGTCTCGAGGCCAGCGAACAGATCGATGAGGTCTACAACCTCGCGGCAAACATGGGCGGCATCGGGTTCATCTCGGGAAACAAGGCCGAGATCATGCACGACAATGTGTTGATCAATATCCACATGCTCGAAGCGGCGAGACAGCACAGCGTTGAGCGCTACCTCTACACTTCCTCGGCCTGCGTGTATCCGATGTACCGCCAGACCGAAACCGATTGCGAAGCTCTCAAGGAAGAGGACGCCTACCCCGCGGATGCGGAAGACGGCTATGGCTGGGAGAAACTGTTCTCCGAGCGACAGTGCACGCACTACCGCGAAGACTATGGACTCGAAACGCGCATCGTGCGCTTTCACAACATTTTTGGCCCGTTGGGAACCTACGACGGTGGCCGCGAAAAATCTCCGGCTGCAATTTGTCGCAAGCTCGCGCTGGCCAACCCCGGTGACGAGATCGAAATTTGGGGCGACGGCAAGCAAACGCGATCCTATTGCTACATCGACGATTGCGTCGAGGGACTGCAGCGGATCATGCGGTCGGACTACTGCGAACCACTCAATCTCGGCCAGGATCGCATGCTGTCGATCGATGAACTCGTCACGATCGTCTCCGAAATCGCGGAGAAGGACGTCAAGCGCCGCTACAACCTCGACAAACCTCAGGGCGTGCGCGGGCGCAACAGCGACAATGCGCGCTTGCGCGAGGTTCTAGCTTGGGTACCCCAGGTAAGCCTGGAGCGGGGTCTCGAACTGACCTACAGCTGGATCAAAGCGCAGCTCGAAACCCGATCGGGCGAATAG